The following coding sequences are from one Candidatus Nanopelagicus hibericus window:
- the uvrA gene encoding excinuclease ABC subunit UvrA, with the protein MNDRLIVRGAREHNLKNVSLDMPRNALIVFTGLSGSGKSSLAFDTIFAEGQRRYVESLSAYARQFLGQMDKPDVDFIEGLSPAVSIDQKSTNRNPRSTVGTITEVYDYLRLLFARAGKPHCPKCGKEIAKQTPQNIVDQILQMQEGSKFQVLAPVIRARKGEFADLFKDYTTQGYSRVRVDGTVYQISEVPKLKKQEKHTVEVVIDRLSVKPESKSRITDSIETALRLANGLVILDFVDTKVGTPDKEKTFSEHMACHDCELSFEELEPRSFSFNSPFGACPECTGIGTKLEVDQELVIPDDSISINEGAIAPWGSRQSSEYFLRLVEALATDVKFSLDTPWKKLSEKAKSALLYGYEYEVHVKYKNRYGRVRNYSTGFEGVVSFIQRKHSETDSDYSREKYESYMRQTPCPVCSGSRLKPEVLAVTLGGKNIAQICEFSISECAKFLKEISLSARQKKIAERVLKEVHARLGFLLDVGLDYLSLSRPAATLSGGEAQRIRLATQIGSGLTGVLYVLDEPSIGLHQRDNRKLIETLTKLRDLGNTLIVVEHDEETIRTADWIVDIGPGAGEHGGKVVSSGSYEELIANKESITGAYLSGKSVIAVPKKRRPIDVKKSVTVKSAKENNLQDIDVTFPLSVFVAVTGVSGSGKSTLVNDILYSVLANKLNGARIVPGRHRTITGLDQLDKVVHVDQSPIGRTPRSNPATYTGVFDKVRALFAETSEAKVRGYQQGRFSFNVKGGRCENCAGDGTITIEMNFLPDVYVPCEVCHGARYNRETLEVHYKSKTIAQVLDMSIEEANSFFESVPAIARFLKTLCDVGLGYVRLGQSAPTLSGGEAQRVKLATELQRRSTGRTIYVLDEPTTGLHFEDVRKLLLVLNRLVDTGNTVVVIEHNLDVIKCADWVIDLGPEGGSGGGLVVAEGRPEEIVKNTKSYTGKFLAGSLKK; encoded by the coding sequence GTGAATGATCGCTTAATAGTGCGTGGTGCGAGAGAGCACAACTTAAAAAATGTTTCTTTGGATATGCCAAGAAACGCTCTAATTGTCTTTACTGGATTATCTGGCTCTGGTAAATCTTCCTTGGCGTTTGACACAATTTTCGCCGAAGGGCAGCGACGATATGTTGAATCCTTATCTGCTTATGCTCGGCAATTTTTGGGTCAGATGGATAAACCAGATGTAGATTTCATTGAAGGGCTCTCGCCAGCCGTATCTATCGACCAAAAATCGACCAATCGAAATCCACGATCAACTGTGGGCACAATTACTGAGGTCTATGACTACTTAAGATTACTTTTTGCTAGAGCGGGAAAGCCCCACTGTCCTAAGTGCGGTAAAGAAATAGCAAAGCAGACCCCCCAAAATATTGTGGATCAAATCTTGCAAATGCAGGAGGGTAGTAAATTTCAGGTTTTGGCCCCAGTTATCAGGGCAAGAAAAGGTGAGTTTGCCGACCTTTTCAAAGATTACACAACGCAGGGTTATTCAAGAGTGCGAGTTGATGGCACCGTTTATCAAATATCTGAAGTCCCAAAACTTAAGAAACAGGAAAAACACACGGTAGAGGTAGTTATTGATCGCCTTAGCGTTAAGCCTGAGAGTAAATCTAGAATTACCGACTCCATTGAAACGGCTCTGAGGCTAGCAAACGGTTTAGTGATTCTTGATTTTGTGGATACCAAAGTTGGCACACCCGACAAAGAAAAAACCTTCAGTGAACACATGGCCTGTCATGATTGTGAATTGTCATTTGAGGAGCTTGAGCCTCGTTCCTTTTCATTTAACTCGCCTTTTGGAGCATGCCCAGAATGCACGGGAATTGGGACCAAGCTGGAGGTTGATCAAGAGTTAGTAATTCCCGATGACTCTATTTCGATTAATGAAGGTGCGATTGCGCCATGGGGTTCTCGGCAATCTTCCGAGTACTTTTTGCGACTTGTTGAAGCCCTTGCCACCGATGTGAAATTTTCCTTGGACACCCCGTGGAAGAAATTGTCTGAAAAGGCGAAGAGTGCCCTCTTATATGGCTACGAATACGAGGTTCATGTTAAATATAAGAATCGATATGGCAGAGTTCGCAATTACTCAACTGGATTTGAAGGTGTGGTTTCATTTATCCAACGCAAGCACAGTGAAACTGATAGTGATTATAGCCGTGAGAAATATGAGTCATATATGCGGCAGACCCCTTGCCCGGTTTGTAGTGGAAGTAGATTAAAACCTGAAGTTTTGGCAGTGACCTTAGGTGGTAAAAACATTGCTCAAATTTGTGAGTTTTCAATATCAGAATGTGCAAAGTTCTTAAAGGAAATTTCACTTTCGGCACGTCAAAAGAAAATTGCCGAACGAGTACTGAAGGAGGTGCACGCAAGACTTGGATTCCTATTAGATGTGGGATTGGATTACTTATCTCTTTCAAGGCCAGCCGCAACATTATCTGGTGGCGAAGCACAGCGAATTAGGCTGGCAACACAAATCGGGTCTGGACTGACTGGTGTTTTATATGTTTTGGATGAACCGAGTATTGGCTTGCATCAACGAGATAATCGGAAGTTAATTGAAACATTAACTAAGTTAAGAGACTTAGGAAATACATTAATTGTTGTTGAGCATGACGAGGAGACAATCAGAACTGCGGATTGGATCGTAGATATCGGTCCAGGCGCGGGTGAGCATGGTGGGAAAGTAGTTTCATCTGGAAGCTATGAAGAATTGATTGCAAATAAAGAATCAATAACTGGTGCATATCTGTCGGGCAAATCCGTAATTGCGGTTCCTAAAAAACGACGACCAATAGATGTAAAAAAATCGGTAACAGTTAAATCCGCTAAGGAAAATAATTTACAAGATATTGATGTTACTTTTCCATTATCAGTCTTTGTCGCTGTTACTGGTGTCAGCGGATCTGGAAAATCTACACTCGTGAATGACATATTATATTCAGTTCTAGCAAATAAACTGAATGGAGCAAGAATTGTTCCAGGTAGACATCGTACAATTACTGGTTTAGACCAGTTAGATAAAGTTGTCCATGTTGATCAATCACCAATTGGCAGAACTCCACGGTCAAACCCAGCCACCTATACCGGAGTATTTGACAAAGTAAGAGCATTATTCGCCGAAACTAGTGAAGCAAAGGTTCGCGGATATCAACAAGGGCGATTCTCGTTCAATGTGAAAGGCGGCCGGTGTGAAAACTGTGCTGGTGATGGAACTATCACCATTGAAATGAATTTCTTGCCTGATGTTTACGTACCTTGTGAAGTTTGCCATGGTGCTAGGTACAATCGGGAAACTTTAGAAGTGCATTACAAGAGTAAAACAATTGCCCAAGTATTAGATATGTCGATTGAAGAGGCTAATAGTTTCTTTGAATCTGTTCCAGCAATTGCCAGATTTCTAAAAACCCTTTGTGATGTGGGGCTCGGGTATGTGAGGCTTGGTCAATCAGCTCCCACACTTTCTGGCGGTGAGGCACAGCGGGTGAAACTCGCAACTGAACTTCAGCGCAGATCAACTGGACGAACCATTTATGTGCTTGATGAACCTACAACTGGTTTGCACTTTGAAGATGTGAGAAAATTGCTTCTAGTTCTTAATAGATTAGTTGATACCGGCAACACAGTCGTAGTAATTGAGCACAATTTGGATGTAATTAAGTGTGCTGATTGGGTGATTGATCTTGGTCCAGAGGGTGGTTCTGGTGGTGGGTTAGTTGTTGCCGAAGGTAGACCAGAAGAGATTGTAAAGAATACCAAAAGCTATACCGGAAAATTTCTAGCAGGCAGTTTGAAAAAGTAA
- the uvrB gene encoding excinuclease ABC subunit UvrB has translation MRPVSDLTRRVEPFKVISDYIPSGDQPSAIANLVDRLAKGEQDVVLLGATGTGKSATTAWLIEQVQRPTLVIAPNKTLAAQLANEFKELLPKNAVEYFVSYYDYYQPEAYVPQTDTFIEKDSSVNDEVERLRHSATNSLLTRRDVIVVATVSCIYGLGTPQEYVDRMVRLKVGDSIDRNQLLRKFVDIQYKRNDMAFERGTFRVRGDTIEIIPMYEELALRIEMFGDEIEKIMTLHPLTGEIVRDESEMYVFPATHYAAGPETMERAINEIEVDLEKRIDEFERAGKLLEAQRIRMRTTFDIEMMKQLGFCSGIENYSRHLDGRAAGSAPNCLLDYFPEDFLVVIDESHVTVPQIGAMHEGDAARKRTLVEHGFRLPSAMDNRPLKFTEFLERCGQKVYLSATPGKYELEKTNNDVVEQVIRPTGLVDPKIVVKPIKGQIDDLVNEIRIRAEKNERVLVTTLTKKMSEDLTDYMLGLGVRVRYLHSEVDTLRRVELLRELRSGEYDVLIGINLLREGLDLPEVSLVAILDADKEGFLRSTTSLIQTIGRAARNVSGEVHMYAANMTKSMTNAIDETNRRRAKQVAYNTEHGIDPTPLRKKIADITDLITKEVDDTEDLAAKSKKIGFTSGVYSKNAHSLPRQELMALIESLTEQMKLAASELSFELAARLRDEIRELKRELKGMQEAGN, from the coding sequence ATGAGACCAGTATCTGATTTAACTCGAAGGGTGGAGCCCTTCAAAGTAATAAGTGATTACATACCTTCAGGAGACCAACCCTCTGCGATTGCAAATCTGGTCGATAGGCTCGCAAAAGGTGAGCAAGATGTCGTGCTTTTAGGGGCGACCGGTACTGGAAAATCTGCAACGACTGCATGGTTAATTGAGCAGGTACAAAGGCCAACGCTTGTAATCGCGCCAAATAAAACGCTGGCTGCTCAATTGGCAAACGAATTTAAAGAGCTACTACCAAAAAATGCAGTTGAGTATTTTGTATCCTATTACGACTACTACCAGCCAGAAGCATATGTGCCCCAAACCGATACATTTATCGAAAAAGATTCATCGGTTAATGATGAGGTCGAGCGTTTAAGGCACTCAGCCACAAATTCATTGCTTACCAGAAGAGATGTAATTGTTGTCGCAACCGTTTCTTGTATATATGGGTTAGGCACACCACAAGAGTATGTAGATCGTATGGTCCGATTAAAAGTTGGCGATTCGATAGATCGCAATCAACTTTTACGAAAGTTTGTTGATATTCAATACAAACGAAATGACATGGCATTTGAGCGAGGCACTTTTAGGGTTAGAGGTGACACTATCGAGATTATTCCAATGTATGAGGAGCTGGCGCTGCGTATTGAAATGTTTGGAGATGAGATTGAAAAAATAATGACCCTACATCCGCTAACTGGCGAAATAGTTCGTGATGAAAGTGAGATGTATGTATTTCCTGCTACACACTATGCAGCAGGACCTGAAACCATGGAGCGGGCAATTAATGAAATTGAAGTTGATCTTGAGAAACGAATTGATGAATTTGAGCGTGCTGGTAAATTGCTTGAGGCTCAGAGGATAAGAATGCGTACAACCTTTGATATTGAGATGATGAAACAACTAGGTTTTTGTTCAGGTATTGAGAATTATTCTAGACACCTAGATGGCAGAGCAGCTGGTTCGGCTCCGAACTGTTTGCTTGATTATTTTCCAGAAGATTTTCTCGTAGTAATTGATGAATCTCATGTGACCGTGCCCCAGATTGGCGCAATGCACGAAGGTGATGCCGCGCGTAAACGAACATTGGTAGAACACGGGTTTCGCTTGCCAAGTGCCATGGATAATCGTCCGCTCAAGTTCACCGAATTCCTGGAAAGATGCGGTCAGAAGGTTTATCTCTCTGCTACGCCAGGCAAGTATGAATTGGAAAAAACAAATAATGATGTAGTTGAACAGGTTATACGCCCTACTGGATTGGTAGATCCAAAGATCGTCGTTAAACCGATTAAGGGTCAGATTGATGATCTAGTTAATGAGATCCGAATTCGAGCAGAGAAGAACGAACGAGTTTTAGTAACAACACTCACTAAAAAAATGTCAGAGGATTTAACTGATTATATGTTGGGGCTAGGCGTGCGGGTTAGGTACCTGCATTCAGAGGTAGATACTTTAAGGCGAGTTGAGTTATTAAGAGAGCTTCGAAGTGGTGAATATGATGTATTGATAGGGATTAATCTTTTGCGTGAAGGATTAGATTTACCCGAAGTTTCCTTGGTTGCAATTTTAGATGCCGACAAAGAGGGATTCTTAAGGTCAACCACCTCATTAATTCAAACAATTGGTAGAGCGGCACGAAATGTTTCCGGAGAAGTTCATATGTATGCAGCCAATATGACCAAGTCAATGACAAATGCGATAGATGAGACCAATCGCAGGCGCGCAAAACAAGTGGCCTACAACACCGAACATGGAATCGACCCTACGCCGCTACGAAAAAAGATTGCGGACATTACGGATCTCATTACAAAAGAGGTGGATGACACAGAGGATTTAGCAGCGAAAAGTAAGAAAATCGGATTTACTAGTGGTGTATATAGTAAAAACGCTCACTCCCTACCTCGTCAAGAACTAATGGCTTTAATCGAGTCACTAACGGAACAAATGAAGCTAGCAGCATCAGAATTAAGTTTTGAACTCGCCGCAAGACTTCGAGATGAGATTCGAGAGCTGAAGCGGGAATTAAAAGGAATGCAGGAGGCAGGCAACTAG
- the coaE gene encoding dephospho-CoA kinase, giving the protein MLIVALTGGIGSGKSMVGQMFADLGAVVIDSDQLAREVVERGSNGFDQVVAAFGDGVLKNGDLDRTSLAALVFKDAEKRALLEQITHPLIRKAFTEAVEAADENSIVINQIPLLIESKNNYKFDHIITVSADEAIRSQRLTKKGLTLHQIQQRMLAQATDYERESIADNVIVNEKSESELRDQVEKIWEILKSKNKGH; this is encoded by the coding sequence ATGTTAATCGTTGCACTCACTGGCGGAATCGGATCTGGCAAAAGCATGGTTGGGCAAATGTTTGCAGATCTTGGTGCTGTAGTAATTGATTCCGATCAACTGGCGCGAGAAGTTGTCGAACGTGGCAGTAATGGTTTTGATCAGGTTGTAGCAGCCTTTGGTGACGGTGTACTCAAAAATGGTGATCTCGATCGTACATCCTTAGCTGCACTGGTTTTTAAGGATGCTGAAAAACGAGCTTTACTTGAGCAAATAACACATCCGTTGATAAGAAAAGCATTTACGGAAGCAGTAGAAGCTGCAGATGAAAATAGCATCGTTATAAATCAAATACCCTTACTGATTGAATCAAAAAACAATTATAAATTTGACCACATAATAACTGTGTCAGCAGATGAAGCGATTAGATCTCAAAGGTTGACAAAGAAGGGTCTTACTCTCCATCAGATCCAACAAAGAATGCTGGCGCAGGCCACTGATTATGAGCGGGAATCTATCGCTGACAACGTAATAGTGAATGAAAAAAGTGAATCAGAGTTGCGTGATCAGGTTGAGAAAATTTGGGAGATTTTGAAGAGCAAAAACAAGGGCCATTGA
- the rpsA gene encoding 30S ribosomal protein S1, which produces MTPSQIAVNDVGTAEDFLAAIEGTIKNFNDGDLVTGTVVQIDREEVLLDIGYKTEGVIPSRELSIRHDVDPSELVKVGDRIEALVLQKEDKEGRLILSKKRAQYEQAWGDVEGKKERDEVVTGTVIEVVKGGLIVDIGLRGFLPASLVEMRRVRDLTPYLGQQVECRIIELDKNRNNVVLSRRAFLEQSQSASRTTFLNQLQKGQVRTGVISSIVNFGAFVDLGGVDGLVHVSELSWKHIDHPSEVVEVGNEVTVEVMEIDFERERVSLSLKATQEDPWQAFARTHTINQVVPGEVTKLVPFGAFIKVFEGIEGLVHISELAGRHVEIPEQVVQVGDKLFVKIIDIDLERRRISLSLKQANEGQEVEIEAFDPAQYGMPARYDAAGNFIYPEGFDPQTQEWKPGFESQREEWDRQYAEAQSRFMAHKKQKAEAKAADAAAPAAE; this is translated from the coding sequence ATGACCCCCTCTCAAATCGCCGTAAATGACGTTGGAACTGCTGAAGATTTTTTAGCCGCAATTGAAGGAACAATCAAAAATTTTAATGACGGAGATTTAGTCACCGGAACTGTTGTTCAGATAGACCGAGAAGAAGTTTTATTAGACATCGGATATAAAACCGAAGGAGTTATCCCTTCCAGAGAACTTTCTATTCGCCATGATGTAGATCCAAGTGAATTGGTAAAAGTAGGCGATCGTATTGAAGCTTTAGTATTACAAAAAGAGGATAAAGAAGGACGCTTAATACTTTCTAAGAAGCGCGCCCAATACGAACAAGCATGGGGCGATGTTGAGGGCAAAAAAGAGCGAGATGAAGTAGTTACTGGAACTGTAATCGAAGTTGTCAAAGGCGGCTTGATTGTTGATATCGGCTTGAGAGGATTCCTGCCAGCTTCCTTAGTTGAGATGCGTCGTGTTCGTGACCTAACTCCTTATTTAGGCCAACAGGTTGAATGTCGGATCATTGAGTTGGATAAGAATCGAAACAATGTTGTCTTATCCCGCCGAGCATTTCTTGAGCAATCCCAATCTGCATCCCGAACCACATTTTTAAATCAATTACAAAAGGGTCAGGTAAGGACTGGCGTTATTTCTTCTATCGTTAACTTTGGCGCATTTGTTGACCTTGGTGGAGTTGATGGCTTAGTCCATGTTTCAGAGCTTTCTTGGAAACATATTGATCATCCATCTGAGGTAGTTGAGGTTGGCAATGAAGTAACCGTTGAAGTTATGGAGATTGATTTTGAGCGAGAGCGTGTGTCACTATCTCTTAAAGCAACCCAAGAGGATCCTTGGCAGGCTTTTGCTCGAACTCACACAATTAATCAAGTAGTTCCAGGTGAGGTAACTAAGTTAGTTCCGTTTGGTGCTTTCATCAAAGTGTTTGAGGGGATTGAAGGATTGGTACACATTTCAGAGCTTGCCGGACGTCATGTGGAAATCCCAGAACAGGTTGTACAAGTTGGCGACAAGTTGTTTGTGAAAATTATAGATATTGATTTGGAGCGACGTCGTATTTCACTTTCCTTGAAACAAGCCAATGAAGGTCAAGAGGTTGAAATAGAGGCTTTTGATCCAGCGCAGTATGGAATGCCAGCGCGTTATGACGCCGCTGGTAATTTTATTTATCCAGAGGGATTTGACCCTCAAACTCAGGAATGGAAGCCAGGATTTGAAAGCCAGCGTGAAGAGTGGGATCGTCAATATGCTGAGGCGCAATCACGATTCATGGCACATAAGAAACAAAAAGCAGAGGCAAAAGCGGCTGATGCTGCGGCCCCTGCAGCAGAGTAG
- a CDS encoding MFS transporter — protein MSRYSQVLSNKSGQYLLISSFPARLAYGMISLSIFFKVQQETGSIAIAGLATGVNGITGATTAGLRGSLIDKFGMKIPLRLFAPSYALLILLFSTGTSKSELVVFAAILGFSAPPINLSVRPLWKVTVPKDQIRTAYAIDTAVMNSVGVFGPLAATSISLTYGPVKALQMCSALIFIGGAALSLSPQLRNWQPEKKTANDLAVWRTPAMQLLMLEGVFIGLGWGAFDIAIPAFTTLENIPQRTGIIFAVMAAGNVIGGLVAGMVSKKTSSFTAFKRIYLFWFIFSLPLAFTYPDWSMMIVTAAMSLMAGGLQVFYLEISEAVRPKGTAVAALGWLWTVEGTFASLGAALGGFVSEHYSPRYCLALTTVCVGIGYLIMRGGSGLLKAADRIPSEDEDIDALGANLNTNK, from the coding sequence ATGAGCAGATATTCGCAGGTTCTAAGTAATAAATCAGGGCAATATCTGTTAATCAGCTCATTTCCAGCCCGCTTAGCCTACGGAATGATCTCTCTTAGTATTTTCTTCAAAGTTCAGCAAGAAACCGGATCAATTGCAATTGCTGGTCTGGCCACTGGAGTTAATGGAATTACTGGCGCAACCACAGCTGGTCTCCGTGGTTCACTAATCGACAAATTTGGTATGAAAATTCCCTTACGCCTTTTTGCTCCAAGCTATGCCTTACTGATATTGCTTTTCTCCACAGGAACGTCCAAAAGTGAGTTAGTGGTGTTTGCGGCCATTTTAGGATTTTCTGCGCCCCCTATAAATTTGTCAGTTCGGCCATTATGGAAGGTAACTGTACCTAAGGATCAAATTAGAACTGCCTACGCAATTGATACCGCAGTTATGAACTCTGTAGGAGTATTCGGCCCTCTTGCTGCAACATCAATTTCTTTAACTTATGGTCCAGTTAAAGCTTTACAAATGTGTTCGGCATTAATCTTTATTGGCGGAGCAGCACTTTCGTTATCGCCACAACTTAGGAACTGGCAACCCGAAAAGAAGACTGCTAATGATCTAGCTGTTTGGCGCACTCCTGCTATGCAATTGTTGATGCTTGAAGGTGTCTTTATCGGTCTGGGTTGGGGAGCATTTGATATAGCAATTCCTGCCTTTACCACTCTTGAAAATATTCCACAGAGGACTGGGATAATTTTTGCGGTGATGGCGGCTGGGAATGTGATTGGCGGACTGGTTGCAGGCATGGTTTCAAAAAAGACATCATCTTTTACTGCATTTAAGCGGATCTACTTGTTCTGGTTTATTTTCTCACTGCCACTTGCCTTTACATACCCAGATTGGTCAATGATGATCGTCACCGCCGCGATGAGCTTGATGGCTGGCGGTTTACAAGTTTTTTACTTAGAAATAAGTGAGGCTGTTAGACCCAAAGGAACAGCTGTTGCTGCACTGGGCTGGTTGTGGACCGTTGAAGGAACCTTTGCTTCGCTGGGAGCGGCACTAGGTGGATTTGTCTCTGAACATTACTCACCGAGATATTGCTTAGCCCTGACTACCGTTTGTGTTGGTATTGGTTACTTAATTATGCGTGGCGGATCTGGATTGTTAAAAGCTGCCGATCGAATTCCATCTGAGGATGAAGATATTGATGCATTGGGAGCAAACCTAAATACCAATAAGTAA